One window of the Carnobacterium maltaromaticum DSM 20342 genome contains the following:
- a CDS encoding DUF2177 family protein translates to MNYFVKLFIASALIFLVIDLIWLIVIARQTYQNQIGSLLGPTKVVPAAIFYVLYIIGIIFFVLQPALDKGSLSYALIAGGFLGLLCYGTYDLTNLATLKNWSTVVTVIDLAWGAFITATTSGLVYGLAKYFNW, encoded by the coding sequence ATGAATTATTTTGTAAAACTATTTATAGCGAGTGCACTAATTTTTCTTGTTATTGATTTAATTTGGTTGATTGTGATAGCTAGACAAACCTATCAAAATCAGATAGGTAGCTTATTAGGTCCAACCAAGGTTGTTCCAGCAGCTATTTTTTATGTGTTGTATATAATTGGAATTATCTTCTTTGTTCTTCAACCGGCTTTGGATAAAGGCAGTTTATCTTATGCACTAATAGCGGGTGGATTTTTAGGCTTACTTTGTTATGGCACCTATGACTTAACTAATTTAGCGACATTAAAAAATTGGTCGACAGTTGTTACCGTAATTGATTTAGCATGGGGAGCTTTTATTACTGCAACTACCTCAGGTTTAGTTTATGGATTAGCGAAGTATTTTAACTGGTAA
- a CDS encoding DsbA family oxidoreductase, translated as MKIDIWSDFVCPFCYIGKRHLEEALGDREDVEVIFHSFELDPNGAIKHDEDIHQLIATKYGISYEQSKANNDSIGQTAAAAGLTYDFDNMKNTNSFTIHRLAQFAKEVGKGNEFVEAGMHAYFTDGAFLNDEETLVAIATSVDLDEKRTREIIHSQEYLAPVRVDETKAMELGIQGVPFFLIDDQYAVSGAQPVSAFENILAQVDAKNATSQQTLVTEDGANCKDDSCTI; from the coding sequence ATGAAAATTGATATTTGGTCTGATTTTGTCTGCCCATTTTGTTATATTGGCAAACGACACTTAGAAGAAGCTCTAGGCGATCGTGAGGATGTTGAAGTGATTTTCCATAGTTTTGAGCTGGATCCTAATGGAGCGATTAAACATGATGAAGATATTCATCAATTGATTGCCACAAAATATGGGATTAGTTATGAACAATCAAAAGCGAATAATGATTCTATTGGGCAAACGGCAGCAGCAGCTGGTTTAACTTATGATTTTGATAATATGAAAAATACAAATAGCTTTACGATTCATCGTTTAGCTCAATTTGCTAAAGAGGTCGGCAAAGGCAATGAATTTGTTGAAGCTGGTATGCATGCCTACTTTACAGATGGGGCTTTTTTAAATGATGAGGAAACCTTAGTTGCAATTGCAACTTCTGTTGACCTGGATGAAAAACGAACACGAGAAATTATTCACTCTCAAGAATATTTAGCTCCTGTACGTGTTGATGAAACAAAAGCCATGGAATTAGGCATTCAGGGCGTGCCCTTCTTTTTAATTGATGATCAATATGCCGTTAGTGGTGCACAACCAGTTTCAGCTTTTGAAAATATTTTAGCACAAGTTGATGCTAAAAATGCAACGAGTCAACAAACATTGGTTACAGAAGATGGTGCAAATTGTAAAGACGATTCTTGTACAATTTAA
- a CDS encoding YxeA family protein: protein MKKTIKIALTILVSGVLLLSLASFLLPKQQQTKNDDLSQQLDRFNPFVSKEDVYVLTSSEHGTKQSPGGYIYSQDAYKSDGNHYEVSFYAGDELREGAYLKLDAKGVYINDWEEVSQEDLPEKVKEAFTSKE from the coding sequence ATGAAAAAAACAATCAAAATTGCTTTAACTATTCTTGTATCTGGGGTCCTTTTACTTAGCCTTGCTAGTTTCTTACTCCCTAAGCAACAACAAACAAAAAATGATGATTTGAGTCAACAACTGGACCGCTTCAACCCATTTGTTTCCAAAGAAGATGTTTATGTCCTTACAAGTAGCGAACACGGTACAAAACAAAGTCCAGGTGGGTATATTTATTCTCAAGATGCTTATAAATCTGACGGTAATCATTACGAAGTTTCGTTTTATGCAGGTGATGAATTAAGAGAAGGAGCCTATTTAAAACTGGATGCTAAAGGTGTCTATATAAATGATTGGGAAGAAGTTTCTCAAGAGGATTTACCTGAGAAAGTAAAAGAAGCCTTCACGAGTAAAGAATAA
- a CDS encoding DAK2 domain-containing protein, which yields MMRERGGDLTSDHLVVAFQAGAQRVIQQKNHLNGINVFPVEDGDTGSNLASLMSSLLEEALRQMQTTQEVFTNMADAALIGARGNSGIIFAQYLNGLASRLTDSTEKFSTSAFATSAKFAVEDAYQAIEKPVEGTMITVIREWAETLFMHKETERDIEPLLEKGLEAAKKALSETPKQLKILKKKSVVDAGAKGFVLFIEGFTEAICNSNFQLENKEEGTEYVTLMQRDGTQHESDEEPIFRYCTEVLLAKTTATSTAIKEQLAGLGDSLIVANSPSRTRIHIHTNQPEEVVHRLRQVGEIQQQKADDMLMQYQLKKGPKHAIALVTDSIADLPQEFIFNNQIQVLPMNLLIDSVSYLDKVTLQPSYFYKLNRLAKENPTSAQPNSKTVENLFSFLGSHYQEIIVVTVAGKLSGTYQMIKEVAKKFQTKNLKISVIDSKQNSAAEGLVVMNAAEWIAEGLPFNQVVENVELATQTTEILVSVNELDAMVRSGRLPGIAGKIAKFINLKPIVGLDQAGGGKINGVAFSTAGNEKKIMNKIKKRRKAGEILRYAVIHANDLERATKLSQEFTKEIGFPPTYLMEISTVVAMSAGEGCVAIALSWTEGRGGKG from the coding sequence ATGATGAGAGAAAGAGGCGGAGATCTAACTAGTGATCATTTAGTAGTGGCCTTTCAAGCGGGCGCCCAGCGAGTTATTCAGCAAAAAAATCATTTAAATGGGATTAATGTTTTTCCTGTTGAAGATGGTGATACAGGTAGTAACTTAGCCTCCTTAATGAGTTCACTGTTAGAAGAGGCGTTACGACAAATGCAGACAACTCAAGAAGTTTTTACGAATATGGCAGATGCAGCCTTAATTGGAGCTCGGGGGAATTCAGGTATTATTTTTGCTCAGTATTTAAATGGATTAGCATCTCGTTTAACAGATTCAACAGAGAAATTTTCTACCAGTGCATTTGCAACCAGTGCAAAATTTGCCGTTGAAGATGCCTATCAAGCTATTGAGAAACCTGTTGAAGGAACGATGATAACGGTTATTCGTGAATGGGCTGAAACCTTGTTCATGCACAAAGAAACTGAAAGAGATATTGAACCGTTACTAGAAAAAGGTCTGGAAGCAGCAAAAAAAGCTTTAAGTGAGACACCTAAGCAATTAAAAATATTAAAAAAGAAATCAGTTGTAGATGCTGGAGCTAAAGGCTTTGTTCTTTTTATAGAAGGATTTACAGAAGCTATTTGTAATTCAAACTTTCAATTGGAAAATAAAGAAGAGGGCACAGAATATGTGACATTAATGCAAAGAGATGGCACCCAACATGAAAGTGATGAAGAACCGATTTTTCGCTACTGTACAGAAGTTTTATTAGCGAAGACCACAGCAACATCAACTGCGATTAAAGAGCAACTTGCAGGTTTAGGTGATTCTTTGATTGTGGCAAATAGTCCGTCAAGAACACGGATTCACATTCATACAAATCAACCGGAAGAAGTCGTACATCGTTTGAGACAAGTGGGTGAAATTCAACAACAAAAAGCGGATGATATGTTGATGCAGTATCAATTGAAAAAGGGACCAAAACATGCTATCGCGTTGGTTACTGATTCGATTGCTGATTTGCCACAAGAATTTATTTTTAACAATCAAATTCAAGTTTTGCCCATGAATTTATTAATTGATTCAGTTAGTTATTTAGATAAAGTAACATTGCAGCCTAGCTATTTTTATAAATTAAATCGATTAGCTAAAGAAAATCCGACGTCAGCACAACCTAATAGCAAAACAGTCGAAAATTTATTCTCATTTTTAGGGAGCCATTATCAAGAAATTATCGTCGTTACTGTCGCTGGTAAATTAAGCGGAACCTATCAGATGATTAAGGAAGTTGCTAAAAAATTTCAAACAAAGAATTTGAAAATTTCAGTGATTGATTCGAAGCAAAACTCAGCGGCAGAAGGATTAGTTGTCATGAATGCAGCAGAATGGATTGCTGAAGGGTTACCGTTCAATCAAGTCGTTGAGAATGTTGAACTAGCAACTCAAACAACAGAAATCCTTGTCAGTGTCAACGAACTAGATGCAATGGTACGCTCTGGACGTTTACCTGGAATTGCAGGCAAAATAGCTAAGTTCATTAATTTAAAACCAATTGTTGGACTAGATCAAGCAGGTGGTGGCAAAATAAATGGCGTCGCTTTTAGTACAGCTGGCAACGAAAAAAAAATAATGAATAAGATTAAAAAAAGAAGAAAAGCGGGAGAAATTTTACGGTATGCCGTGATTCACGCGAATGATCTAGAACGAGCTACAAAACTTAGTCAAGAATTCACTAAAGAAATTGGTTTTCCACCCACGTATCTGATGGAAATATCGACAGTGGTGGCGATGAGTGCTGGTGAGGGGTGTGTAGCGATCGCTTTATCTTGGACTGAAGGAAGAGGGGGAAAAGGATGA
- a CDS encoding DUF1295 domain-containing protein, with protein sequence MNTTYLIVAGLLLCYFTLLFIIAQVIENNSIVDLAWGPGFIIVAVSSYWLMSEKSLAATWVTILVTIWGTRLFIHLAKRNIGKPEDYRYVNMRKRWGTKLPRLKAFLNVFVLQGVLLYIVSLPILMINTSNVMNFYWWNYIGIAVWLIGFFFEVIGDWQLTAFKKDKSNHGKLLTTGLWSLTRHPNYFGEATSWWGIYLITLTSLSALAGIVGPLVITLLLLFVSGVPLLEKKYKDRPDFIHYAEKTAKFFPLLGKKGL encoded by the coding sequence ATGAATACGACTTATCTAATTGTAGCAGGTTTGCTACTGTGTTACTTTACATTATTATTTATTATTGCTCAAGTCATTGAAAATAACTCAATTGTTGATTTAGCATGGGGGCCGGGTTTTATTATTGTTGCAGTCTCAAGTTATTGGTTGATGTCAGAAAAAAGTTTGGCTGCTACTTGGGTAACGATTTTAGTTACTATTTGGGGAACGCGCTTATTTATTCATTTAGCTAAGCGAAATATTGGCAAGCCAGAAGATTATCGCTATGTAAATATGCGCAAGCGCTGGGGCACAAAATTGCCACGTTTAAAAGCTTTTTTAAATGTTTTTGTCTTACAAGGTGTCTTACTGTATATTGTTTCATTGCCAATTTTAATGATTAATACTTCAAATGTAATGAATTTTTATTGGTGGAATTATATTGGAATAGCAGTTTGGCTAATCGGCTTTTTCTTTGAAGTTATCGGTGATTGGCAATTAACAGCTTTTAAAAAAGATAAATCCAATCATGGAAAACTGTTAACAACGGGTCTGTGGTCTTTAACAAGGCATCCTAATTATTTTGGTGAAGCGACAAGTTGGTGGGGGATTTATTTGATTACGTTGACATCACTCTCTGCACTAGCCGGAATCGTTGGTCCCTTAGTTATTACTTTGTTACTTTTGTTTGTTTCAGGTGTCCCATTGTTAGAAAAAAAATATAAAGATCGTCCAGATTTTATTCACTATGCTGAAAAAACAGCTAAATTTTTCCCATTATTAGGGAAAAAAGGTTTGTAA
- the fghA gene encoding S-formylglutathione hydrolase encodes MGNVQIETIEEHKVFDGTQYKFRHYSTLLNCSMTFSLFLPNKEVFANPPLLWWLSGLTCTDDNFTHKAGAQKVAAKKGLALIMPDTSPRGADVPNDDAWDLGQGAGFYLNATEEPWQTHYKMYDYITEELTGILRDKFNLTGPEAIAGHSMGGHGALVIGLRNPKRFSSISAFAPIVNPSEVPWGIKAFSTYLGQDKTTWSQWDAVELLAAAPTGETSPILISQGESDPFYKEQLQPEKLQTVAQRKKIPLTLKLEPEFDHSYYFVSTYIEEHIEFHLQHLEK; translated from the coding sequence ATGGGAAATGTACAAATAGAAACCATCGAAGAGCATAAAGTATTTGATGGAACACAATATAAATTCCGTCATTATTCAACCCTCTTAAACTGTTCAATGACCTTTAGCCTATTTTTACCAAACAAAGAAGTCTTTGCCAATCCCCCCCTACTTTGGTGGTTATCAGGCTTGACTTGTACAGATGATAACTTTACCCATAAAGCAGGGGCCCAAAAGGTAGCCGCCAAAAAAGGGTTAGCATTAATTATGCCAGATACTAGTCCTAGAGGCGCAGATGTTCCAAACGATGACGCGTGGGATTTAGGACAAGGTGCAGGTTTTTATCTGAATGCTACCGAAGAACCTTGGCAAACTCATTACAAAATGTATGACTATATAACTGAAGAATTAACCGGGATTTTACGAGATAAATTCAATTTAACAGGTCCAGAAGCAATAGCCGGCCATTCAATGGGCGGACACGGTGCTTTAGTTATCGGTTTGCGTAATCCGAAGCGCTTTAGTTCGATTTCAGCCTTTGCTCCTATTGTAAATCCAAGTGAAGTTCCATGGGGAATCAAGGCCTTTTCTACTTACTTAGGCCAAGATAAAACCACATGGAGCCAATGGGATGCTGTTGAGTTGCTAGCTGCAGCCCCAACTGGAGAGACTAGCCCGATTTTAATTTCTCAAGGGGAAAGTGATCCTTTTTACAAAGAACAATTACAACCTGAAAAACTTCAAACAGTTGCTCAGCGCAAAAAAATACCTTTGACACTCAAATTAGAGCCAGAGTTTGACCATAGTTATTACTTTGTGTCGACTTATATCGAAGAGCATATTGAGTTTCATCTGCAGCATTTAGAAAAATAA